A genomic segment from Streptosporangium roseum DSM 43021 encodes:
- a CDS encoding DinB family protein has product MDADELDWNRTLREQWEFHWNHQLRARLDGLTDDEYFWSPVPDAWSVRPRGSSTAPVQLGAGDFTVDYAFPEPVPAAFTTIAWRLGHVIVGVLAARNAAHFGAPAASYETWEYAGGAATALDQLEAQLDVWTAGVRGLGEAALRVPIGEKEPFPEAPMADLVLHIHRELIHHLSEVCLLRDLYLHTKSGVPE; this is encoded by the coding sequence ATGGACGCAGACGAACTCGACTGGAACCGGACACTGCGCGAGCAGTGGGAGTTCCACTGGAACCATCAGCTCCGAGCCCGGCTCGACGGCCTCACCGACGACGAGTACTTCTGGTCGCCGGTGCCGGATGCCTGGAGCGTGCGGCCGCGCGGCAGCTCGACGGCGCCCGTACAGCTCGGTGCCGGGGACTTCACGGTGGACTACGCCTTCCCCGAGCCGGTCCCGGCGGCCTTCACCACGATCGCCTGGCGCCTCGGTCACGTCATCGTCGGCGTGCTCGCCGCGCGCAACGCGGCGCACTTCGGCGCGCCGGCGGCGTCGTACGAGACCTGGGAGTACGCCGGCGGCGCGGCCACCGCGCTCGACCAGCTCGAAGCCCAGCTCGACGTCTGGACGGCCGGGGTGCGCGGCCTCGGCGAGGCCGCGCTCAGGGTCCCGATCGGGGAGAAGGAGCCCTTCCCCGAGGCGCCCATGGCCGATCTGGTGCTGCACATCCACCGCGAGCTGATCCACCACCTGTCCGAGGTATGCCTGCTGCGCGACCTCTACCTGCACACGAAATCCGGCGTCCCCGAGTAG
- a CDS encoding helix-turn-helix transcriptional regulator: MRASRLLSLLLLLQTRGRMTATELSEELEVSVRTVYRDVEALSSAGVPVYADRGPAGGYRLLDGYRTRLNGLTAEEASSLFLAGLPGPAAELGLGEVAANAELKLLAALPPEPRFHASRMRERFHLDVPGWYRGADEAPFLGEVSEAVWDQRPLRMTYRRWGPRDVERLAHPYGLVLKGGSWYMVAAVGGGEPRTYRVSRIIAAEIAEGRFERPGDFELAAYWERYAADFRARMYTAEALVRVAPGIEAMFRYTVGADVADAALAEAGPPDDRGWVVVRLPIESVRHAHWLLLRLGADIEILEPAELRAQMAATVAELGGLYGAHRD; this comes from the coding sequence ATGCGTGCGAGTCGTCTGCTGTCACTCCTGCTGCTCCTGCAGACCCGGGGGCGCATGACGGCCACCGAGCTGTCGGAGGAGCTGGAGGTCTCGGTCCGGACGGTCTACCGGGACGTGGAGGCCCTGTCGTCGGCGGGGGTGCCGGTCTACGCCGATCGCGGCCCGGCCGGAGGATACCGGCTGCTGGACGGCTACCGCACCCGCCTCAACGGGCTGACCGCCGAGGAGGCCTCCTCGCTGTTCCTGGCCGGGCTGCCCGGCCCCGCCGCCGAGCTGGGGCTGGGGGAGGTGGCCGCCAACGCCGAGCTGAAACTGCTCGCCGCGCTGCCTCCCGAACCGCGCTTCCACGCCTCCCGGATGCGCGAGCGCTTCCACCTGGACGTCCCGGGGTGGTACAGAGGCGCCGACGAGGCGCCCTTCCTGGGGGAGGTCTCCGAGGCGGTGTGGGACCAGCGCCCGCTGCGCATGACCTACCGCCGCTGGGGCCCGCGCGACGTCGAGCGCCTGGCCCACCCCTACGGCCTCGTCCTCAAGGGCGGATCGTGGTACATGGTGGCGGCCGTCGGCGGGGGAGAGCCGCGCACCTACCGCGTGTCGCGGATCATCGCCGCCGAGATCGCCGAGGGCCGTTTCGAACGGCCCGGAGACTTCGAGCTGGCCGCCTACTGGGAGCGCTACGCGGCCGACTTCCGGGCCCGGATGTACACCGCCGAGGCCCTGGTGCGGGTGGCGCCCGGCATCGAGGCCATGTTCCGCTACACCGTGGGCGCCGATGTCGCCGACGCCGCACTGGCCGAGGCGGGCCCGCCCGACGATCGCGGCTGGGTCGTCGTGCGCCTGCCGATCGAGTCGGTCAGGCACGCCCACTGGCTGCTGCTGCGCCTGGGCGCCGACATCGAGATCCTGGAGCCCGCCGAGCTGCGCGCCCAGATGGCCGCCACGGTCGCCGAGCTCGGCGGGCTGTACGGCGCGCACCGGGACTGA
- a CDS encoding TSUP family transporter, giving the protein MAEIVLLLVAAAGAGWIDAVVGGGGLLQLPVLLMAGLSPVQALATNKFAAIFGTASAAVTYARTTKIDTGVAVPAGLGAVVFAGLGASAAAAISREALIPLVMVTLVGVALFVTFRPAFGTHPQPHLRTRARTVAAIAVAGAGIAFYDGILGPGTGTFLIIAFTTILGMDFVSGSAHSKIINSCTNLGALLVFAYQGHVLWLLGLAMAVCNIAGAQLGARMALRRGAGFVRVVLLCVVIAMVAKLGYEQFAA; this is encoded by the coding sequence ATGGCGGAGATCGTCCTGCTGCTTGTGGCGGCGGCCGGGGCGGGATGGATCGACGCCGTGGTCGGCGGGGGAGGGCTGCTGCAGCTCCCGGTGCTCCTCATGGCCGGGCTCTCGCCGGTCCAGGCGCTGGCCACCAACAAGTTCGCCGCCATCTTCGGTACGGCCTCGGCGGCCGTGACCTATGCCAGGACCACCAAGATCGACACAGGGGTGGCGGTACCGGCCGGGCTGGGCGCGGTGGTCTTCGCCGGGCTGGGCGCGTCGGCGGCGGCGGCGATCTCCCGGGAGGCGCTCATCCCGCTGGTCATGGTCACCCTGGTGGGTGTGGCGCTGTTCGTCACCTTCCGTCCTGCCTTCGGCACCCATCCCCAGCCGCACCTGCGCACCCGCGCGAGGACCGTTGCCGCGATCGCCGTCGCCGGCGCCGGGATCGCTTTCTACGACGGCATCCTGGGCCCGGGCACCGGCACCTTTCTGATCATCGCTTTCACCACGATCCTCGGCATGGACTTCGTGAGCGGCTCGGCCCATTCGAAGATCATCAATTCCTGCACGAATCTGGGCGCCCTGCTGGTCTTCGCCTACCAGGGGCATGTGCTGTGGCTGCTCGGCCTGGCCATGGCCGTCTGCAACATCGCCGGGGCCCAGCTCGGCGCCCGGATGGCCCTGCGCCGGGGGGCGGGATTCGTGCGCGTCGTCCTGCTGTGCGTGGTGATCGCGATGGTGGCCAAGCTGGGCTACGAGCAGTTCGCCGCCTGA
- a CDS encoding GNAT family N-acetyltransferase, with translation MQIFLETDRLTLRRFTGADEDNLVELDGDPEVMRFLNGGRPTPRDEIRDRVLPAFLGYYERFEGFGFWAAVERSTGRFLGWFHFRPRRDEPREGEVELGYRLRRAAWGRGYATEGSRALIHKGFTELGVDRVFAGTMAVNLGSRRVMEKSGLTLVRTFHQDWPDVIDGSEHGEVEYALTRADWQARR, from the coding sequence ATGCAGATCTTCCTGGAGACCGACCGCCTGACGCTACGCCGTTTCACCGGGGCCGACGAGGACAATCTGGTCGAGCTCGACGGCGACCCCGAGGTCATGCGCTTCCTCAACGGAGGCAGGCCGACTCCCCGCGACGAGATCCGCGACAGAGTCCTGCCCGCCTTCCTCGGCTACTACGAGCGGTTCGAGGGGTTCGGCTTCTGGGCGGCCGTGGAGAGGTCCACCGGACGGTTCCTGGGCTGGTTCCACTTCCGGCCGCGCCGGGACGAGCCGCGTGAGGGCGAGGTCGAGCTCGGCTACCGTCTGCGCCGGGCCGCCTGGGGGAGGGGTTACGCCACCGAGGGGTCGCGTGCGCTGATCCACAAGGGATTCACCGAGCTCGGCGTGGACCGCGTGTTCGCCGGGACGATGGCGGTCAACCTCGGCTCCCGGCGCGTGATGGAGAAGTCCGGCCTGACGCTGGTGCGCACCTTCCACCAGGACTGGCCGGACGTCATCGACGGTTCCGAGCACGGAGAGGTCGAGTACGCCCTGACCAGGGCCGACTGGCAGGCGCGTCGCTGA
- a CDS encoding Cmx/CmrA family chloramphenicol efflux MFS transporter, whose translation MPLAIYMLGLAVFAQGTSEFMLSGLIPDIARDMHVSIPASGSLTSAFAAGMIIGAPLMAILSLRWPRRRALLIFLVVFLLAHVLGAVTTSFGVLLATRVVGALANAGFLAVGLAAATAMVGPDAKGRATSVLLGGVTIACVAGVPAGAVLGQLWGWRSAFWAVAIVSVPAVIAILRSVPATGPGSGSAETSARGELRSLRDPRLLVTLLLGALVNGATFCTFTYLAPLVTDVTGFGSGWVPAMLALFGLGSFVGVTAGGRMADTRPMPLLVAGGAALLAGWIVFAVTAGNPVATLVLVFVQGALSFAVGSTLISQALYAATGAPTLAGGFATAAFNVGAAAGPSFGGIAIGAGLGYRSPLWVSALLVALALATAGVALGVRRGTANRREEAPAPAR comes from the coding sequence ATGCCTCTCGCCATTTACATGCTCGGACTGGCGGTCTTCGCTCAGGGGACGTCCGAGTTCATGTTGTCCGGCCTCATTCCGGACATCGCACGCGACATGCACGTGTCCATCCCGGCTTCGGGATCACTGACCTCGGCGTTCGCCGCAGGGATGATCATCGGAGCGCCGCTGATGGCGATCCTGAGCCTGCGCTGGCCGAGACGCCGCGCGCTCCTGATCTTCCTGGTCGTTTTCCTGCTCGCCCATGTCCTCGGCGCGGTCACCACCAGTTTCGGGGTACTGCTGGCCACGCGGGTCGTCGGCGCGCTGGCCAACGCCGGGTTCCTGGCGGTGGGCCTGGCGGCCGCGACCGCCATGGTCGGGCCGGACGCCAAGGGCCGCGCCACCTCCGTCCTGCTCGGTGGCGTCACCATCGCCTGCGTGGCGGGCGTTCCCGCCGGAGCCGTACTCGGTCAGCTGTGGGGATGGCGCTCAGCGTTCTGGGCGGTGGCCATCGTGTCGGTGCCGGCCGTCATCGCGATCCTGCGGTCGGTACCGGCCACCGGCCCCGGCTCCGGCTCCGCCGAGACCAGCGCGCGCGGGGAACTGCGTTCGCTGCGCGATCCGCGGCTTCTGGTCACCCTCCTCCTGGGTGCCCTCGTGAACGGCGCGACGTTCTGCACGTTCACCTATCTCGCGCCACTGGTCACCGACGTCACCGGATTCGGATCCGGATGGGTGCCCGCCATGCTGGCGCTCTTCGGCCTGGGCTCGTTCGTCGGTGTCACCGCCGGTGGCCGGATGGCCGACACCCGGCCCATGCCTCTCCTGGTGGCCGGCGGGGCGGCCCTGCTCGCCGGCTGGATCGTGTTCGCGGTGACGGCCGGGAACCCGGTGGCGACGCTCGTGCTCGTCTTCGTGCAGGGGGCCCTCTCGTTCGCCGTCGGGTCCACCCTGATCTCGCAGGCGCTCTACGCGGCCACCGGAGCGCCGACCCTGGCCGGCGGGTTCGCCACGGCCGCGTTCAACGTGGGTGCCGCGGCCGGTCCCTCGTTCGGTGGCATCGCCATCGGCGCGGGGCTCGGTTACCGCTCACCGCTGTGGGTCAGCGCGCTGCTGGTGGCCCTCGCGCTCGCCACCGCAGGCGTGGCCCTCGGGGTTCGGCGCGGGACGGCCAACCGCCGCGAGGAGGCACCCGCACCGGCTCGGTAG
- a CDS encoding sensor histidine kinase, producing the protein MRRVLTPLTSPATYLGWTCLILGGALAMPYMMVGTVLVGLLRLRETTVSTLVSIDPAVFASALPLIALTGLFLPVRALELTAARGLLGARIDSPPDRPARTWAERRRTAAWFTLHLGIGAVLAGATLALVPFAIWLSLLPLLGDRLGFLGSTVAAGWSGAWGPAAALVTLALLVYAAAGAGALLARLAPVLLGPAPADRLAALEERARRLATRNRLARELHDSVGHALSVVTVQAGAAGRVLDRDPEAARTALTAIEESARSALEDLDHVLGLLREEESGDRAPARTLTDLPELVRSTGAAAEITGDLSALPALVSREAYRIAQEALTNALRHGSGPARLAAAVHDDRLELEIRNQFRQRPGRAGRRGVAGMRERVTLLGGRLDAGAVDGEWRVAVRLPLRGGQEPVR; encoded by the coding sequence GTGAGACGCGTCCTGACCCCGCTGACCAGCCCGGCCACCTATCTCGGGTGGACGTGCCTGATCCTGGGCGGCGCGCTGGCGATGCCGTACATGATGGTCGGCACGGTGCTCGTGGGGCTGCTGAGGCTGCGGGAGACGACGGTCTCCACGCTGGTCTCCATCGATCCGGCCGTCTTCGCGAGCGCGCTCCCCCTGATCGCGCTGACCGGGCTGTTCCTGCCGGTGCGCGCGCTGGAGCTGACCGCCGCGCGGGGCCTGCTGGGTGCCCGGATCGACTCCCCTCCGGACCGGCCGGCGCGCACCTGGGCCGAGCGGCGCCGTACCGCGGCCTGGTTCACCCTGCACCTGGGGATCGGCGCGGTGCTGGCGGGGGCGACGCTCGCGCTGGTGCCGTTCGCGATCTGGCTGTCCCTGCTGCCGCTGCTGGGCGACCGGCTCGGGTTCCTCGGCTCCACGGTGGCGGCCGGATGGAGCGGCGCGTGGGGGCCGGCGGCGGCGCTGGTGACGCTCGCGCTGCTCGTCTACGCGGCGGCGGGCGCGGGGGCGCTGCTGGCGCGGCTCGCCCCGGTCCTGCTCGGCCCCGCCCCCGCCGACCGGCTGGCGGCGCTGGAGGAGCGGGCCCGGCGGCTGGCCACCCGCAACCGGCTCGCCCGCGAGCTGCACGACTCGGTCGGGCACGCGCTCAGCGTGGTGACCGTCCAGGCGGGCGCGGCCGGCCGGGTGCTCGACCGGGATCCGGAGGCGGCGCGCACCGCGCTGACGGCGATCGAGGAGTCCGCGCGCTCGGCCCTGGAGGATCTGGATCACGTGCTCGGACTGCTGCGCGAGGAGGAGAGCGGCGACCGCGCTCCGGCCAGGACCCTGACCGACCTGCCCGAGCTGGTCCGTTCGACCGGAGCCGCCGCCGAGATCACCGGCGATCTCTCCGCGCTGCCCGCGCTGGTCTCGCGGGAGGCCTACCGGATCGCCCAGGAGGCGCTGACCAACGCGCTCCGGCACGGCTCCGGCCCGGCCCGCTTGGCGGCGGCCGTCCACGACGACCGCCTTGAGCTGGAGATCCGCAACCAGTTCCGGCAGCGGCCGGGGCGGGCCGGCCGCCGGGGGGTGGCGGGCATGCGGGAGCGGGTGACGCTGCTGGGCGGCCGGCTGGACGCCGGCGCGGTGGACGGGGAGTGGCGGGTGGCCGTACGGCTACCGCTGCGCGGCGGTCAGGAGCCCGTCCGGTGA
- a CDS encoding NAD(P)H-binding protein — protein MIVVSAASGALGRLVVDRLMTRVPAGEIVAAVRDPGAAADLAARGVQVRRGDYDDPASLRAAFGGARRLLLISSPELDPARRLSQHLAALDAAGAAGVGALAYTSFLGAASDGTGVTEAHHATEKAILGSGLPYTMLRHPYYSEAFLNPGLRAAVASGELTDATGGRGLNTASRADLAEAAANVLTGDGHLGRGYDFTGPLWTYPQLARTLAEVSGVPVAHREGPDDASGALRWLNGQVRAGALEAQTGDLQEVLGHPATTLRQAVTTALRPAAPGGA, from the coding sequence ATGATCGTTGTCTCCGCCGCCTCCGGCGCGCTCGGCCGCCTGGTCGTCGACCGCCTCATGACCCGGGTGCCCGCCGGTGAGATCGTCGCCGCCGTGCGCGATCCCGGCGCCGCCGCCGACCTGGCGGCCCGCGGCGTCCAGGTGCGCCGGGGCGACTACGACGACCCGGCGAGCCTGCGCGCGGCGTTCGGCGGAGCCAGGCGGTTGCTGCTGATCTCCTCCCCGGAGCTGGACCCGGCCCGCCGCCTCTCCCAGCACCTGGCCGCCCTCGACGCGGCCGGGGCCGCCGGTGTCGGCGCCCTCGCCTACACCAGCTTCCTGGGCGCCGCGAGCGACGGCACAGGTGTCACCGAGGCGCACCACGCCACCGAGAAGGCGATCCTCGGCAGCGGCCTGCCGTACACGATGCTCCGTCACCCCTACTACAGCGAGGCGTTCCTCAACCCCGGTCTCCGGGCCGCCGTCGCCTCCGGCGAGCTGACCGACGCCACCGGTGGGCGCGGTCTCAACACCGCGTCACGGGCCGACCTCGCCGAGGCCGCCGCCAACGTGCTGACCGGCGACGGGCATCTGGGCCGCGGCTACGACTTCACCGGTCCGCTGTGGACCTACCCGCAGCTCGCCCGGACCCTCGCGGAGGTCTCCGGCGTCCCGGTCGCCCACCGCGAGGGGCCCGACGACGCGAGCGGCGCCCTCCGCTGGCTCAACGGCCAGGTGCGCGCCGGCGCGCTGGAGGCCCAGACCGGCGACCTCCAGGAGGTGCTCGGCCATCCCGCCACGACCCTGCGGCAGGCCGTCACCACCGCGCTGCGCCCGGCCGCCCCCGGCGGGGCCTGA
- a CDS encoding helix-turn-helix transcriptional regulator, with translation MAVAGGDERGTTERVLTLLGLLQQRQVWTGPELADRLGVTPRTVRRDVERLRTLGYPVHASQGVGGGYQLGPGQDLPPLLLDDEEAIATVVSLLAGAGGAVTGAGDAALRALTKLDRVLPTRLRHEVRALSGSVESFGGGRTPVDPEVLMTLARVCRDEVEAGFGYPSGSEVRRRRVEPYRLVASERRWYLLAYDLDRDDWRSFRVDRMTDVSARTWRFSPRAAPDAAPYVQEGVASRVYPHQARFLVHAPADTVRAQIPASAAVVRRRGSELCEVLSGAGSLDFVLMHVLMLGHDFEVLDPPELGRRCRALAERLLSAGAAIPPVPDVEES, from the coding sequence ATGGCCGTGGCAGGCGGTGACGAGCGGGGCACGACGGAGCGGGTGCTCACCCTGCTCGGGCTGCTACAGCAGCGCCAGGTCTGGACCGGCCCCGAGCTCGCCGACCGGCTCGGGGTCACGCCGCGCACGGTACGGCGTGATGTCGAGCGGCTGCGCACGCTCGGCTATCCGGTGCATGCCAGCCAGGGTGTCGGCGGCGGCTACCAGCTCGGCCCGGGGCAGGACCTGCCGCCACTGCTCCTCGACGACGAGGAGGCGATCGCCACCGTGGTCTCGCTGCTCGCCGGCGCGGGTGGCGCGGTCACCGGCGCCGGCGACGCCGCACTCCGGGCGCTGACCAAGCTCGACCGGGTGCTGCCCACCCGGCTGCGGCACGAGGTGCGCGCGCTCTCCGGCTCGGTGGAGTCCTTCGGCGGAGGCCGCACGCCGGTCGACCCCGAGGTGCTCATGACGCTGGCAAGAGTCTGCCGCGACGAGGTCGAGGCCGGCTTCGGCTATCCGTCCGGGAGCGAGGTGCGACGGCGGCGGGTCGAGCCCTACCGCCTGGTCGCCTCCGAGCGGCGCTGGTACCTCCTCGCCTACGACCTCGATCGCGACGACTGGCGCAGCTTCCGCGTCGACCGGATGACCGATGTGTCCGCACGGACCTGGCGCTTCAGCCCTCGCGCGGCGCCCGACGCGGCGCCGTACGTGCAGGAGGGTGTGGCGAGTCGGGTCTACCCGCACCAGGCGCGCTTCCTGGTGCACGCGCCGGCCGACACGGTGCGCGCGCAGATTCCGGCGTCGGCGGCCGTCGTACGGCGGCGAGGGAGCGAGCTCTGCGAGGTGCTCAGTGGCGCCGGCAGCCTCGACTTCGTGCTCATGCACGTGCTCATGCTGGGGCACGACTTCGAGGTGCTCGACCCTCCGGAGCTCGGGAGGCGCTGTCGCGCGCTGGCGGAGAGGCTGCTGTCGGCCGGTGCGGCGATCCCACCGGTGCCGGACGTGGAGGAGTCATGA
- a CDS encoding VOC family protein has protein sequence MAPSFNLIGLVVTDMGKSLAFYRRLGLDIPLSADSEPHVETALPGGLRIAWDTVDTIRSFDPEWAPSHGSARIGLAFACDDPQEVDRVYADLVQAGYEGHKQPWDAFWGQRYALVRDPDGNGVDLFAPLPQAPSAS, from the coding sequence ATGGCTCCTTCTTTCAATCTGATCGGTCTCGTCGTAACCGATATGGGCAAGTCTTTGGCCTTCTACCGTCGTCTCGGGCTGGACATCCCGCTGAGCGCCGATTCCGAACCGCATGTCGAGACGGCCCTCCCCGGCGGGCTGAGGATTGCCTGGGACACCGTCGACACCATCCGCTCCTTCGATCCGGAATGGGCCCCCTCCCACGGCTCCGCCCGGATCGGCCTGGCCTTCGCCTGTGACGATCCGCAGGAGGTGGACCGGGTCTACGCCGACCTCGTCCAGGCCGGTTACGAGGGGCACAAGCAGCCCTGGGACGCGTTCTGGGGGCAGCGCTACGCGCTGGTGCGCGACCCGGACGGCAACGGCGTCGACCTGTTCGCGCCGCTGCCGCAGGCACCGTCCGCCTCCTGA
- a CDS encoding MFS transporter produces the protein MHVTTADRGALLRGRVAVCLLFLLAGMAIGTWTARIPSIKQELGLSDGQLSLGLLGIAAGAIAGMQVVGRLVDRYGSVRVMLPMAFAQSVVLILPAYMPNLAALALALFAFGAVHGTLDVAMNANAVEVEQAMDRPLMSSFHAVFSIGGFIGAAVGGLLAHAAFTPAATFAVLAAAIAVLALWASRWAFAPPAAPARGADTDATGGAGTAGWDRGLLLLGLLGICCMIGEGAAADWSSVYLRDALGSSAGFAAAAYAAFSIMMTAGRLVGDRLTARLGPVTLVRGCGLLAASGLGAALLADHPVAAVIGFGCFGAGLSCIVPQVFSAAGRRDPARAGQALARVASLSYVGFLSGPVLIGSVAELVGLPRALVIPVVLAAFVALAATALRPPSLTK, from the coding sequence ATGCACGTCACCACCGCCGACCGCGGCGCGCTCCTCCGCGGCAGGGTCGCGGTCTGCCTGCTCTTCCTGCTCGCCGGCATGGCCATCGGCACCTGGACGGCGCGGATCCCCTCCATCAAGCAGGAGCTCGGGCTGAGCGACGGCCAGCTCAGCCTCGGACTGCTCGGCATCGCCGCCGGGGCGATCGCGGGCATGCAGGTGGTGGGCCGCCTGGTCGACCGCTACGGCAGCGTCAGGGTGATGCTGCCGATGGCCTTCGCACAGAGCGTCGTGCTGATCCTGCCGGCCTACATGCCGAACCTGGCCGCACTGGCACTGGCGCTGTTCGCCTTCGGCGCGGTGCACGGCACGCTCGACGTGGCGATGAACGCCAACGCCGTCGAGGTGGAGCAGGCCATGGACCGGCCGCTCATGTCGTCCTTCCACGCGGTGTTCAGCATCGGCGGGTTCATCGGCGCGGCCGTCGGAGGGCTGCTCGCGCACGCCGCGTTCACCCCCGCGGCCACCTTCGCCGTCCTGGCCGCAGCCATCGCCGTCCTGGCCCTGTGGGCCTCCCGCTGGGCGTTCGCCCCCCCGGCGGCACCCGCCCGGGGAGCCGACACCGACGCCACGGGCGGCGCCGGTACGGCGGGCTGGGACCGCGGCCTGCTCCTGCTGGGCCTGCTGGGGATCTGCTGCATGATCGGGGAGGGGGCGGCGGCGGACTGGAGCTCGGTCTACCTGCGCGACGCCCTCGGCAGCTCGGCCGGGTTCGCCGCGGCGGCCTACGCCGCGTTCTCCATCATGATGACCGCCGGCCGCCTGGTGGGAGACCGGCTGACCGCCCGGCTGGGCCCGGTGACGCTGGTGCGCGGCTGCGGCCTGCTGGCCGCCTCGGGGCTCGGCGCCGCCCTGCTGGCCGACCATCCGGTGGCCGCCGTCATCGGCTTCGGCTGTTTCGGCGCGGGCCTGTCGTGCATCGTCCCGCAGGTCTTCTCCGCCGCCGGACGGCGCGACCCGGCCCGCGCCGGGCAGGCCCTGGCCCGGGTGGCGAGCCTGTCCTACGTGGGCTTCCTCAGCGGTCCGGTGCTGATCGGCAGCGTGGCCGAGCTGGTGGGGCTGCCGCGCGCCCTGGTCATCCCCGTGGTGCTGGCGGCCTTCGTGGCGCTGGCGGCGACCGCGCTCCGGCCCCCTTCCCTCACAAAGTAG
- a CDS encoding DeoR/GlpR family DNA-binding transcription regulator — protein sequence MESADRIRAIMSALRVSDTVSVAELAVEHAVSEMTIRRDLDELAQQGVVRRVRGGAVSLLLRGEEPPFGVREREAVEAKRRIAAEVASLLSDGEAVLLDGGTTNLEIARAIRDRRLTVLPLSLQAAHELGTAPRVRLVLPGGEVRPGELNLIGPLTENAIRSLRFDTAVIGCCGLSAEHGLTAHDLSDVAVKQAAISSARRVVVATDSGKFSRTAFGAVCPLDRLDMVVTDTALPPAEHDALIAAGVIVRTV from the coding sequence ATGGAAAGTGCTGATCGGATTCGGGCGATCATGTCCGCGCTGCGCGTCAGCGACACCGTTTCGGTGGCCGAGCTGGCCGTCGAGCACGCGGTGTCGGAGATGACCATCCGCCGCGACCTCGACGAGCTCGCCCAGCAGGGCGTGGTGAGGCGGGTGCGCGGCGGCGCGGTGAGCCTGCTGCTCCGCGGGGAGGAGCCGCCGTTCGGGGTCCGCGAACGCGAGGCGGTGGAGGCCAAACGGCGCATCGCCGCCGAGGTCGCCTCGCTGCTCTCCGACGGCGAGGCCGTGCTGCTGGACGGCGGGACCACCAACCTGGAGATCGCCAGGGCGATCCGCGACCGCCGCCTGACGGTCCTGCCGCTCTCCCTTCAGGCCGCCCACGAGCTCGGCACGGCCCCGCGGGTCCGCCTGGTGCTCCCCGGCGGCGAGGTCCGCCCCGGGGAGCTCAACCTCATCGGCCCCCTGACCGAGAACGCCATCCGCTCCCTGCGCTTCGACACCGCGGTCATCGGCTGCTGCGGTCTGTCCGCCGAGCACGGCCTGACCGCCCACGACCTGTCCGACGTCGCCGTCAAGCAGGCGGCGATCTCCTCGGCCCGGCGCGTCGTCGTGGCCACCGACTCCGGCAAGTTCAGCCGCACCGCCTTCGGCGCCGTCTGCCCCCTGGACCGCCTCGACATGGTGGTCACCGACACCGCGCTGCCTCCCGCCGAACACGACGCCCTCATCGCCGCGGGCGTCATCGTCCGCACCGTCTGA